The following coding sequences are from one Geodermatophilus normandii window:
- a CDS encoding glycosyltransferase family 2 protein yields the protein MTALWCAALELAGEPALDAPLPFAGQPRARVLVRLHGEPLGYLTAPVPAGGPDVPALAAEAADRFATEIAAHLAAEGIVAPATEPGPGCPTRPVAGDELVSVVVCTRDRPEILAACLDRLAGLRYPHVEVVVVDNAPSDERTRALVEGRAAQDARFRYVCEPRPGLSRARNRGLTEARGRWLAYTDDDVAVDPGWVDGLLRGSRRADDIGCVTGLVATAGISGAAEEYFDARAAAWSTRTAPAVLTPDGDGSDPLHPYRPSLFGTGANLAFDRALLQRLSGFDEALGAGTRTRGGEDIDAFVRVLRAGSSIAYEPSALVWHHHRADLAGLRRQMYGYGSGLTAFATKCLLDPGTRRDVLRRVPAGLRRLGGLRADTSARLEVGRAEAAPVPAAR from the coding sequence GTGACCGCCCTGTGGTGCGCCGCGCTCGAGTTGGCCGGTGAGCCGGCGCTGGACGCGCCACTGCCCTTCGCCGGCCAGCCCCGCGCCCGTGTGCTCGTCAGGCTGCACGGGGAGCCGCTCGGCTACCTGACCGCCCCCGTCCCTGCTGGCGGTCCGGACGTGCCCGCGCTGGCGGCCGAGGCCGCCGACCGCTTCGCCACGGAGATCGCCGCCCACCTCGCCGCCGAGGGCATCGTGGCGCCGGCCACCGAGCCGGGGCCGGGCTGCCCCACGAGGCCGGTCGCCGGCGACGAACTGGTCAGCGTGGTCGTCTGCACCCGCGACCGCCCGGAGATCCTCGCCGCCTGCCTGGACCGCCTCGCCGGCCTGCGCTACCCGCACGTCGAGGTCGTCGTCGTCGACAACGCGCCCTCCGACGAGCGCACGCGGGCCCTGGTCGAGGGGCGGGCCGCGCAGGATGCACGGTTCCGCTACGTGTGCGAGCCACGACCGGGACTGTCGCGGGCCCGCAACCGCGGCCTGACCGAGGCCCGGGGCCGGTGGCTGGCCTACACCGACGACGACGTCGCGGTCGACCCCGGCTGGGTCGACGGGCTGCTGCGCGGGTCCCGCCGGGCCGACGACATCGGGTGCGTCACTGGGCTGGTGGCCACCGCCGGGATCAGCGGCGCCGCCGAGGAGTACTTCGACGCCCGGGCAGCGGCATGGTCCACCCGCACCGCGCCTGCTGTGCTCACACCGGACGGCGACGGCTCCGATCCGCTCCACCCGTACCGGCCCAGCCTGTTCGGCACCGGCGCCAACCTGGCCTTCGACCGCGCCCTGCTGCAGCGGCTAAGCGGCTTCGACGAGGCACTCGGCGCGGGCACCCGCACCCGCGGGGGCGAGGACATCGACGCCTTCGTCCGCGTGCTGCGCGCCGGCAGCAGCATCGCCTACGAGCCCTCCGCGCTCGTCTGGCACCACCACCGGGCGGACCTCGCCGGGCTGCGCCGCCAGATGTACGGCTACGGCTCCGGGCTCACCGCCTTCGCCACCAAGTGCCTGCTCGACCCGGGCACACGGAGGGACGTGCTGCGCCGCGTCCCTGCCGGGCTGCGCCGGCTGGGGGGCCTGCGCGCCGACACGAGTGCGCGACTGGAGGTGGGGCGCGCCGAAGCCGCCCCCGTCCCCGCGGCGCGATGA
- a CDS encoding beta-1,6-N-acetylglucosaminyltransferase: protein MSSSADAPRGLACVVLAHADPPQLRRLVDALDPFPVFLHVDSRTSPAAFDAMTTGLPDRVTLLPRRPTPWARWGAVSAELDGYRAALAATDASHVALLTGSDYPLRSTAGISDVLSGLAGRSIVWSRRLPIPEWGHGGGSWRVRFRFSAWRKHLLWLPVPRRLPHGVVLAGGSPLKVLAREHAAALLAAVDARPDLVRRWRSTWAPDETFVHSLLHTPSMVPGYEERSLRGPAWVIRWDGSPRKSPPWLTSADLPVLRRERDEPEDGVPKLFARKFSSDVDPDVLDHIDRAFRQPAGEPA, encoded by the coding sequence ATGAGCTCGTCCGCTGACGCCCCCCGGGGCCTCGCCTGCGTCGTGCTCGCCCACGCCGACCCGCCGCAGTTGCGGCGGCTGGTCGACGCGCTCGACCCGTTCCCGGTGTTCTTGCACGTCGACTCGCGCACGTCTCCCGCTGCGTTCGACGCGATGACCACGGGCCTGCCCGACCGGGTCACCCTGCTGCCGCGCAGGCCCACACCGTGGGCCCGCTGGGGTGCGGTCTCCGCTGAGCTCGACGGCTACCGGGCCGCCCTGGCCGCGACCGACGCCTCGCACGTCGCCCTGCTCACCGGGTCGGACTACCCGCTGCGGTCCACGGCCGGGATCAGCGACGTGCTGAGCGGGTTGGCCGGCCGGTCGATCGTCTGGTCCCGCCGGCTGCCGATCCCGGAGTGGGGCCACGGGGGTGGCTCCTGGCGGGTGCGTTTCCGCTTCTCCGCCTGGCGCAAGCACCTGCTGTGGCTGCCCGTACCGCGGCGGCTGCCGCACGGCGTCGTCCTCGCCGGTGGCTCACCGCTGAAGGTGCTGGCCCGGGAGCACGCCGCCGCGCTGCTCGCCGCGGTCGACGCCCGGCCCGACCTCGTCCGCCGATGGCGCTCCACCTGGGCGCCCGACGAGACCTTCGTGCACTCGCTGCTGCACACCCCCTCCATGGTGCCCGGGTACGAGGAGCGGTCGCTGCGCGGTCCGGCCTGGGTGATCAGATGGGACGGGTCCCCGCGCAAGAGCCCACCGTGGCTGACCAGCGCGGACCTGCCGGTGCTGCGCAGGGAGCGCGACGAGCCGGAGGACGGCGTCCCGAAGCTGTTCGCCCGCAAGTTCTCCAGCGATGTCGACCCCGACGTCCTCGACCACATCGACCGAGCTTTCCGTCAACCCGCCGGGGAGCCCGCGTGA
- a CDS encoding glycoside hydrolase family 16 protein → MSLVSDRVPPSAALDPGTRPRRRAGWLAAVTGVVVLGLVVTLVVANGREEPWRSVLHEDFDSPVEVGAFPSATYEDRWEPYPDGWGDTSGVGTYAPSRTLSVADGSLQIAVGKDGDEYLGAAVVALPTYGQVYGRFAVRWRADPAAGYGLAFLLWPDSNSWPDDGEIDFPEGDLDGTVTATAHHADPSGSKEQFGTDALLSDWHTTVVEWTPTAVTFVLDGEVIGRSTTGIPNEPMHWVMQVGTNGRDTPPATSSGVVQVDWVHIDAYEL, encoded by the coding sequence GTGAGCCTGGTCAGTGACCGTGTGCCGCCGTCGGCGGCCCTCGACCCGGGGACGCGCCCACGCCGGCGGGCCGGGTGGCTGGCGGCCGTCACCGGCGTCGTCGTGCTCGGCCTGGTCGTCACGCTGGTCGTGGCCAACGGTCGCGAGGAGCCGTGGCGGTCGGTCCTCCACGAGGACTTCGACAGCCCCGTGGAGGTGGGTGCCTTCCCCAGCGCCACGTACGAGGACCGGTGGGAGCCCTATCCCGACGGCTGGGGGGACACCTCCGGCGTCGGCACCTACGCGCCGTCGCGCACCCTGTCGGTCGCCGACGGGTCGCTGCAGATCGCGGTCGGCAAGGACGGTGACGAGTACCTCGGTGCGGCGGTCGTCGCGCTGCCGACCTACGGCCAGGTGTACGGCCGCTTCGCAGTCCGCTGGCGGGCCGATCCCGCCGCCGGCTACGGGCTGGCCTTCCTGCTCTGGCCGGACTCCAACAGTTGGCCCGACGACGGCGAGATCGACTTCCCCGAGGGCGACCTCGACGGCACCGTGACCGCGACGGCGCACCACGCCGACCCGTCCGGCAGCAAGGAGCAATTCGGCACGGACGCGCTCCTCAGCGACTGGCACACCACGGTCGTGGAGTGGACGCCGACGGCCGTCACCTTCGTCCTGGACGGCGAGGTCATCGGGCGCTCCACCACCGGCATCCCGAACGAGCCGATGCACTGGGTCATGCAGGTCGGGACCAACGGACGAGACACCCCGCCGGCGACCTCGAGCGGCGTCGTCCAGGTCGATTGGGTCCACATCGACGCCTACGAGCTGTGA
- a CDS encoding GNAT family protein has product MTLPEYRGNGLGTVVGTVVLDRLLEGGRVTRVVGAAPDGKAASRRVAAKVGYRTIAVTGVTKVGLLRRKVDWRNREQDRFAVTWLRVDPAPHPDRARSGDRELLRDLEQALPAGADAP; this is encoded by the coding sequence ATGACCCTGCCGGAGTACCGCGGCAACGGCCTGGGCACCGTCGTCGGCACCGTCGTGCTCGATCGGCTGCTGGAGGGCGGGCGGGTCACGCGAGTGGTCGGCGCAGCCCCGGACGGCAAGGCGGCCAGCCGGCGCGTGGCCGCCAAGGTGGGCTATCGCACCATCGCGGTCACCGGCGTGACGAAGGTCGGGCTGCTGCGCCGGAAGGTCGACTGGCGCAACCGGGAGCAGGACCGTTTCGCCGTGACCTGGCTCCGGGTGGATCCCGCCCCGCACCCCGACAGGGCTCGATCGGGGGACCGGGAGCTCCTCCGAGACCTGGAGCAGGCCCTGCCCGCCGGTGCGGATGCACCGTGA
- a CDS encoding discoidin domain-containing protein, which translates to MDDRGHHRHAACHDHAGPHDHDSADHHDSADHHDSADHHDSADHHDTDSAGQPGRTASPTASSQDTGTGQTAAKACDEVVDGYPGTATAEWAAVGGRTDSWLQLTWPGAVTVGRVVLHDRPNTSDRITSTTLTFSDGSTVTVPALADTGSAVTVRFTPRATTSVRLTVTGVSSTTVNVGPAELDVWNR; encoded by the coding sequence CTGGACGACCGGGGCCACCACCGGCACGCCGCCTGCCACGACCACGCCGGACCCCACGACCATGACTCCGCCGACCACCACGACTCCGCCGACCACCACGACTCCGCCGACCACCACGACTCCGCCGACCACCACGACACCGACAGCGCCGGTCAACCTGGCCGCACCGCGAGCCCGACCGCGTCGTCGCAGGACACCGGCACCGGGCAGACCGCCGCCAAGGCCTGCGACGAGGTGGTCGACGGCTACCCCGGTACGGCCACCGCCGAGTGGGCGGCGGTCGGGGGACGGACGGATAGCTGGCTGCAATTGACCTGGCCTGGGGCGGTCACGGTCGGGCGCGTGGTGCTCCACGACCGCCCGAACACGTCCGACCGGATCACCTCGACGACGCTCACGTTCTCCGACGGCTCGACGGTGACCGTGCCGGCCCTGGCCGACACCGGCAGTGCAGTGACGGTCAGGTTCACTCCTCGTGCGACGACGAGCGTGCGGCTCACCGTCACCGGGGTCAGCTCGACCACGGTGAACGTCGGCCCGGCCGAGCTCGACGTCTGGAACAGGTGA
- a CDS encoding PIG-L family deacetylase translates to MPARSTVGPAPARRRRPAVWYARSMGAVRGASALALLSVVAAAFAVGLVSAGPAAGATDCTAGSSVDVVAHSDDDLFFLNPDVLRAVKTGACVSSVYATSGDGGLGSTYARNRESGIRAAYAQMAGVANTWTTSTTTVAGNRVTTGTLSARRASDCSSCAGPTGTSTAAGSRAPATAASRRSTPVPIPSLTTADTPQVTCTRSSLVAMLSGLISAVGVTSVRILDNRGGFDDGDHSDHYVIARLAAEARNSGAPLGVPHRVPRLPQRGTGRQRHRDRPGRQAERLPRVCALRHPDVPDDVGLQLTARGHLAAETAPGHRALPVPASGRGERRPLGDGDRLVAEHDRRRDRRQGHQRRRRRLPR, encoded by the coding sequence ATGCCCGCGCGCTCCACCGTCGGACCGGCGCCGGCCCGTCGTCGTAGGCCGGCCGTCTGGTACGCCCGCAGTATGGGAGCGGTGCGCGGAGCGTCCGCCCTGGCGCTCCTGTCAGTGGTCGCCGCCGCGTTCGCCGTCGGCCTCGTGAGCGCCGGTCCGGCAGCCGGGGCCACCGACTGCACGGCCGGCAGTTCGGTGGACGTCGTCGCGCACTCCGACGACGACCTGTTCTTCCTCAACCCCGATGTGCTGCGAGCGGTGAAGACAGGAGCCTGCGTCAGCAGCGTCTATGCCACCTCCGGCGACGGCGGGCTGGGCTCCACCTATGCCCGGAACCGGGAGAGCGGCATCCGGGCCGCCTACGCGCAGATGGCCGGGGTGGCCAACACGTGGACCACGTCGACCACGACCGTGGCCGGGAACCGCGTCACGACCGGGACGCTGAGCGCACGCCGCGCATCCGACTGTTCTTCCTGCGCCGGTCCGACGGGAACATCGACGGCAGCGGGTTCCCGCGCACCGGCTACAGCAGCCTCGAGGCGCTCCACGCCGGTGCCCATCCCCTCCCTGACGACCGCCGACACGCCGCAGGTCACGTGCACCCGCTCCTCGCTGGTGGCGATGCTGAGCGGGCTGATCAGTGCGGTGGGGGTCACCTCGGTGCGGATCCTGGACAACCGCGGTGGCTTCGACGACGGCGACCACAGCGACCACTACGTGATCGCCCGGCTCGCGGCCGAGGCGCGCAACTCCGGCGCTCCTCTCGGCGTCCCTCACCGGGTACCTCGGCTACCCCAGCGCGGAACTGGCCGCCAACGTCACCGGGACCGACCTGGCCGGCAAGCAGAACGCCTTCCTCGCGTATGCGCCCTACGACACCCAGATGTGCCAGACGATGTCGGACTGCAGCTCACGGCCCGAGGGCACCTGGCTGCCGAGACAGCACCTGGCCACCGAGCGCTACCCGTCCCAGCTTCCGGACGAGGGGAACGCCGCCCTCTCGGCGACGGCGACCGCCTCGTCGCAGAACACGACCGACGGCGAGACCGCCGCCAAGGCCATCAACGGCGTCGCCGACGGCTACCCCGGTGA
- a CDS encoding glycosyltransferase family 2 protein: MSRDNVTPISRRQGFADPRVTVVIPTYNEAKNLPYVFAAIPEDVHEVIVVDGHSVDGTVEVAQALRPDVRIVLQNRRGKGNAMACGFAAATGDVLVMLDADGSADPQEIPRFVDALTAGADFAKGTRFANGGGSADITRVRAWGNGWLNRIANLLFGTRYTDLCYGYNAFWTHCLDVLELDASDRGRTDRLWGDGFEIETIINTRVAKARLRIVEVPSFEAERQFGQSNLNTWRDGIRVLRALVVERFNGRGKPVVTSRRARLAPIARQTSADVVRGLPTQRTTEPAPEIWSA; this comes from the coding sequence ATGAGCCGCGACAACGTGACCCCGATCTCGCGACGGCAGGGCTTCGCGGATCCGCGCGTCACCGTCGTCATCCCGACCTACAACGAGGCCAAGAACCTGCCCTACGTCTTCGCGGCCATCCCCGAGGACGTCCACGAGGTCATCGTGGTCGACGGGCACAGTGTGGACGGCACCGTGGAGGTCGCCCAGGCGCTCCGGCCGGACGTGCGGATCGTCCTGCAGAACCGCCGCGGCAAGGGCAATGCCATGGCCTGTGGTTTCGCCGCTGCGACCGGCGACGTGCTCGTGATGCTCGACGCCGACGGCTCGGCCGACCCGCAGGAGATCCCCCGGTTCGTCGACGCGCTGACCGCCGGAGCCGACTTCGCCAAGGGCACCCGCTTCGCCAACGGCGGCGGCAGCGCCGACATCACCCGAGTGCGCGCCTGGGGCAACGGCTGGCTCAACCGGATCGCCAACCTGCTGTTCGGCACCCGGTACACCGACCTGTGCTACGGCTACAACGCCTTCTGGACCCACTGCCTCGACGTGCTCGAGCTCGACGCGAGCGACCGGGGCCGGACGGACCGGCTGTGGGGTGACGGGTTCGAGATCGAGACGATCATCAACACCCGGGTGGCCAAGGCCCGCCTGCGCATCGTCGAGGTCCCCAGCTTCGAGGCCGAGCGGCAGTTCGGGCAGAGCAACCTCAACACCTGGCGCGACGGCATCCGCGTGCTCCGTGCACTGGTCGTTGAGCGGTTCAACGGCCGCGGCAAGCCCGTCGTCACGAGCCGCCGAGCCCGGCTCGCTCCGATCGCGCGACAGACGTCGGCCGATGTCGTCCGCGGCCTGCCGACGCAGCGCACCACCGAGCCGGCCCCGGAGATCTGGTCCGCCTGA